The following proteins are encoded in a genomic region of Phycisphaera sp.:
- a CDS encoding glycosyltransferase family 2 protein, with amino-acid sequence MPTLPQPLSVAIICKDNAATIGRTLESVRGLGQEIVAVDSGSTDGTLDILRQHGARIVETGWLGYVKTKQYALEQCAQPWVLSLDSDESLEPTLRGAIEALDLEGDAGPTNYRVNRRVFYGGRFFEYMWQPEWRVRLVRRERFHWQGLDPHDELKPIAPPEPTADLPGDLRHDSFSSFPELLSKHVGHAHLMAQSLHGAGHRVGPAKLITSPITSFVRQAIFRRGYKDGTRGWAAAGAMAAYTLMKYVCLLELKDQEGRQQQQDQQAK; translated from the coding sequence ATGCCCACGCTCCCCCAGCCGCTCTCGGTGGCCATCATCTGCAAGGACAACGCCGCCACGATCGGCCGGACCCTGGAGAGCGTGCGCGGGCTGGGACAGGAGATCGTCGCGGTGGATTCTGGCTCGACCGATGGCACCCTCGACATCCTGCGGCAGCACGGGGCCCGGATCGTCGAGACGGGGTGGCTGGGCTACGTCAAGACGAAGCAATATGCGCTCGAACAGTGCGCCCAGCCCTGGGTGCTGTCGCTCGACAGCGACGAGTCTCTCGAACCCACGCTTCGTGGGGCCATCGAAGCCCTCGACCTGGAAGGCGACGCCGGGCCCACCAACTACCGGGTGAACCGTCGGGTGTTCTATGGTGGACGATTCTTCGAGTACATGTGGCAGCCCGAGTGGCGTGTCCGGCTGGTCCGCCGAGAACGCTTCCACTGGCAGGGGCTCGACCCCCATGACGAGCTCAAGCCAATCGCCCCCCCCGAACCAACCGCCGATCTGCCTGGGGACCTCCGGCACGACAGTTTCTCCAGCTTCCCGGAACTCCTGAGCAAGCACGTCGGCCACGCCCACCTCATGGCACAGAGCCTGCATGGGGCCGGCCATCGGGTAGGGCCAGCCAAACTCATCACCTCCCCGATCACGTCGTTCGTCCGGCAGGCCATCTTCCGGCGGGGCTACAAGGATGGCACCCGGGGCTGGGCCGCCGCCGGCGCGATGGCGGCTTATACCCTGATGAAGTACGTCTGCCTACTGGAGTTGAAGGACCAAGAGGGCCGACAGCAGCAACAGGACCAACAGGCAAAGTGA
- a CDS encoding class I SAM-dependent methyltransferase encodes MTQAPPAIDLDRVNKTLEFDDAKDTRVAPTVADMKRWTIRWRCKGEPLGVNGAVKKRWYVRPHKMWEYSRGLALTGASRPTREPGQKLHSLDVGGAMTLPILYLGSLGDRVVCLDIDPTMTQQSMDAAKRQDLDLDCRTTNLGQEDPSAADLGAPEAGFDRVYCFSVIEHILPPEQERVASRMGKLVRPGGMLCITFDFGEHGPMEAPMRTMADAHKLGDLIGLPLVGGDFIDTGDRYALNRKHPEAQYTFGSMFFQRPVG; translated from the coding sequence GTGACCCAAGCCCCGCCAGCGATAGACCTGGACCGCGTCAACAAGACGCTCGAGTTCGACGACGCCAAGGACACGCGCGTGGCCCCCACCGTGGCCGACATGAAGCGCTGGACCATCCGCTGGCGCTGCAAGGGCGAGCCGCTGGGCGTGAACGGTGCGGTCAAGAAGCGGTGGTACGTACGCCCCCACAAGATGTGGGAGTACAGCCGGGGGTTGGCGTTGACCGGGGCCAGCCGCCCAACGCGAGAGCCGGGCCAGAAGCTGCACTCGCTCGACGTCGGCGGTGCCATGACCCTGCCCATCCTGTACCTTGGCAGCCTGGGCGACCGCGTCGTGTGCCTGGACATCGACCCCACCATGACCCAGCAGAGCATGGATGCCGCCAAGCGGCAGGACCTCGACCTGGACTGCCGCACGACCAATCTTGGGCAGGAGGACCCCTCCGCGGCCGACCTCGGTGCCCCCGAGGCCGGGTTCGACCGGGTCTACTGCTTCAGCGTGATCGAGCACATCCTGCCGCCCGAGCAGGAGCGTGTGGCCAGCCGGATGGGCAAGCTGGTGAGGCCCGGCGGCATGCTGTGCATCACGTTCGACTTCGGCGAGCACGGCCCCATGGAGGCCCCGATGCGGACGATGGCAGACGCGCACAAGCTGGGCGACCTCATCGGCTTGCCGCTGGTTGGGGGTGATTTCATCGACACCGGCGACCGCTACGCGCTCAATCGCAAGCACCCCGAGGCCCAGTACACCTTCGGCTCCATGTTCTTCCAGCGGCCCGTGGGCTAA
- a CDS encoding DEAD/DEAH box helicase, with protein sequence MLEGVDDEGFVNPTMIQAMLIPVALTGKDVLGQAKTGTGKTAAFGLPLLSLIDPGDAFAGLVLAPTRELALQITSELQTLGKHSDLKVVAIYGGDPIEKQARKLAQKPEIIVGTPGRVMDMERRGYLRFDKIQVAILDEVDRMLDIGFREDIRRIMSACPKDRQTIFVSATLTEEIEKLARQYMNNPEKLVASAGSLTVSVVEQHYMTVQPWDKKRLLVHLLTHEEPALTVVFCRLKRVVDDLEKLLRDKGIDAVAIHGDMRQSKRNSVMGRLRTGELGVLIASDLASRGIDVEGISHVINYDLPEDPDLYIHRIGRTARAGRGGIAWSLVTPEQGALLTEIETRINTHIPYMDYPDFKPGPEPAGVRERREQEAAREERSKQRTLERQGKVLPKGGDENKFPGGVVPTKLPPKRMGGRISGRR encoded by the coding sequence GTGCTCGAGGGCGTCGACGACGAGGGCTTCGTCAACCCGACGATGATCCAGGCGATGCTCATCCCCGTCGCCCTCACGGGCAAGGACGTGCTGGGCCAGGCCAAGACCGGCACGGGCAAGACCGCCGCCTTTGGTCTGCCGCTGCTGTCGCTGATCGACCCGGGCGACGCGTTCGCGGGCCTCGTGCTCGCGCCGACGCGCGAGCTGGCGCTGCAGATCACCAGCGAGCTCCAGACCCTGGGCAAGCACAGCGACCTCAAGGTCGTGGCCATCTACGGCGGCGACCCCATCGAGAAGCAGGCCCGCAAGCTGGCCCAGAAGCCCGAGATCATCGTCGGCACGCCCGGCCGCGTGATGGACATGGAACGCCGCGGTTATCTGCGCTTCGACAAGATCCAGGTGGCCATCCTCGACGAGGTCGACCGCATGCTCGACATCGGCTTCCGTGAGGACATCCGCCGGATCATGAGCGCGTGCCCCAAGGACCGCCAGACCATCTTCGTCTCGGCCACGCTGACCGAGGAGATCGAGAAGCTCGCCCGGCAGTACATGAACAACCCCGAGAAGCTGGTCGCCTCGGCCGGCTCGCTCACCGTCAGCGTGGTCGAGCAGCACTACATGACCGTGCAGCCTTGGGATAAGAAGCGTCTGCTCGTGCATCTGTTGACCCACGAAGAGCCCGCCCTCACGGTGGTGTTCTGTCGCCTCAAGCGCGTTGTGGACGACCTCGAGAAGCTGCTGCGCGACAAGGGCATCGACGCCGTCGCCATCCACGGCGACATGCGCCAGAGCAAACGCAACAGCGTCATGGGCCGGCTGCGCACGGGCGAACTTGGCGTGCTCATCGCCAGCGACCTGGCCAGCCGCGGCATCGATGTCGAAGGCATCAGCCACGTTATCAACTACGATCTGCCCGAAGACCCCGACCTCTACATCCACCGCATCGGCCGCACCGCGCGTGCCGGGCGCGGCGGCATCGCGTGGAGCCTGGTGACCCCCGAGCAGGGCGCGTTGCTCACCGAGATCGAGACGCGCATCAACACCCACATCCCCTACATGGACTATCCAGACTTCAAGCCCGGGCCCGAGCCCGCCGGCGTGCGCGAGCGGCGCGAGCAAGAAGCCGCCCGAGAGGAACGCTCCAAGCAGCGCACGCTCGAACGCCAGGGCAAGGTGCTGCCCAAGGGTGGCGATGAGAACAAGTTCCCCGGTGGCGTCGTGCCGACCAAGCTGCCGCCCAAGCGCATGGGCGGGCGCATCTCAGGCCGCCGCTAG
- a CDS encoding STAS domain-containing protein, with translation MTATTIVDGPTATREVCASVLVITPKGPSVTEADTSGLIAETASDIAQARGRVLMDMARVEYMSSAGISMLVALRESCSQAGGSLTLSGLASPIATVLKTTRVDRLFTIAKSREKALNKLGKQAA, from the coding sequence TTGACCGCAACGACCATCGTCGACGGACCGACCGCCACGCGAGAGGTGTGCGCGAGCGTGCTCGTGATAACCCCCAAGGGCCCGAGCGTGACCGAGGCCGACACATCGGGCCTGATCGCCGAGACCGCAAGCGACATCGCCCAGGCACGCGGCCGCGTGCTGATGGACATGGCTCGGGTCGAGTACATGTCCAGCGCGGGCATCTCGATGCTGGTCGCGCTACGAGAATCCTGCTCGCAGGCCGGCGGCTCGCTCACGCTGAGCGGCCTGGCCAGCCCGATCGCCACCGTGCTCAAGACCACGCGGGTCGATCGGTTGTTCACGATCGCCAAGAGCCGCGAGAAGGCGCTCAACAAGTTGGGCAAGCAAGCGGCCTAG